The bacterium genomic interval CCCTGGTCTCCGTGTACGGCGTCGCCGGTCCGCCCGCGCCGGACGTGCTGGCCTACAGCACGAACTACGGGTACGACCTGATCCGCTGGTTCGAGTACTACGGCCGCCACTTCGGGGTGCCGGTGATCGGCCTCCATCCGCCGGCAGCCCTGGACGAGATCGGCCCCATCGAGGTCGACTCGGCAAGCCGGCAGATCTTCCACCTGATCGAGAAGCTCGAGCACGCGACCGGTCGCAGGCTCGACATCGACCGGCTGTCCGAAGTGGTCAAGCTGACCAACACATGCACGCGTCTGTGGCGTGAGATCCTGGACATGTGCCGCGCCATGCCGGCGCCGCTGACCTTCTTCGACATGCTCATCCACATCGCGCCGTCCATCGTCATGCGCGGCACGCCGGAGGCCGTCGAGTACTACACGCTGCTGAAAGCGGAGATCGAGGAGCGGATCGCCTCGAAGGTGGCCGCGGTGCCGGGCGAACGCTTCCGCTTCTTCTGGGAGGGCCCGCCGATCTGGCCGGCCCTGCGGCAGCTGGCGGACATGTTCCTGAACCAGAGGACGGCGGTCGTGGCGTCGACCTACTGCGATATCGCCGCCCTCGACCGCATCGACCCCAAGAACCCGATCGAGAGCATGGCGCGCGTCTACACGGGCATCTTCCACAACCGGTCGGACGGCTTCAAGGAGGACTACCTCGTGCGCCGCTTCCGGGACTTCGGCATCGACGGTGTGGTCTACCACGAGGGTCGTACCGCGCCCTACCAGAGCAACGTGCGTTACGGGCTCGAGGTCAGGCTCAGGCGCCGCACGGGCCTGCACGCCCTCGTGCTCGAGTCGGACACCCACGATCTGCGGCTCTACTCGACCAACCAGATCATGCAAAAGCTGCGCGATTTCATCGAGATGCAGGAGCTGGCGTCCAGCGACGTCGGCTGAGCGGGAACGCGACGGGAGCGGAAACATGAAGGACCGGAAGACGATCGGCGTCGGCATCGACGTGGGCACGGAATGCGTCAAGGCGGTGGTCATCGACGCCGAGGGCAACCTGCTCGGAAGCACGGTCGTCGCCCGCCGGGGCTACTTCCAGGACCGGGTGACCGAGGCGTTCAACACCGTGCTCGACGACGCCCACGTGGGCGCGGACGACCTCTCGGGGATCTGCGCCACGGGTTTCGCCGAGAACTGCGTGCCCATGGCGACCACGTTCCGCGGCGAGACGGCGTGCCACGCCCTCGGCGCCTTCCATCACCACCCCCACGAGATGACCGTCGTCAACATCGGCGGCCGCGACCCCAAGGTCGTCCACGTGAACGACCGCGGTCATCCGACGGCGATCCACACATTGCGGCGCTGCGCCGCCGGCATCGGCACTTTCCTGATCTTCGCTGCCCGTCATCTAGACGTCAGTCCCACCCGGATGCAGGAGATGGCCGCCATGGCCGAGTCGCCCGTCGACGTGGGCAGCTACTGCTCCATGTTCTCCGGACAGGACATCCTCGAGAAGCTGCGCGACGGCGCCACGCGGGAGGAGGTCGCCCTCGGCTGCATCCACTCCATCGCGGACCGCGTGGTGGAGATCGGCCACTTCCGCGGCACGATCCGCGTCACCGGCGGCGTGGCCGAATACTTTCCCGGCGTTCTGCAGGCATTGTCCAATAAGATCGGGATGCCTGTCGAGGCCGTACCCGAACCCATCCTGGCCGGCGCCCTGGGCGCGGCCCTGTGGGGCCTGCGGTCCCGACAGATGGATCACTGCAAACAAGGAGAAGCATGATGAGCGAGCGCACCGTCGATCGTTGGATGATGACGTCGCAGGGCGAGCCCTGCGAGCTGCGGACCGAGCCCCTCGCGCCTCCCCCACCCGGCGAGGCCGTCATCGAGGTGGCGGGCTGCGGCGTGTGCCATACCGACATCTCCTTCCTGCACCTGGGCGTGCCGACCCGGGCGCCGGCTCCCCTGACGCTCGGGCACGAGATCAGCGGCACGGTGCTTGAGGCGGGCGACGGCGTGGACAAGGCGCTGGTGGGGCGTACCGTGCTGGTGCCCGCGGTGATGCCTTGCGGGGAATGCGCCCTGTGCAAGGCGGGTGAGCGGCGGATCTGCCGCGGACAGGTAATGCCAGGCAACGACCGACACGGCGGCTTCGCGAGCCACGTGACGGTCCCGGCGCGCTACCTGTGCCCGGTGCCCGACACGGTGCTGGCGAACCACGAACTGTGGGAGCTGTCGGTCGTGGCCGACGCGGTCACCACCCCGTTCCAGGCGGTGCGCAGCTCGGGCCTGACCGAGGGCGGACTGGCCATCTGCATCGGCGCCGGCGGCATCGGCATCCACGGCGTCCAGATCGCGGCCGCGACGGGTGCCAAGGTGATCGCCCTGGACGTGGACGCCGACAAGCTGGCGCTGGCCGCCGAACACGGCGCCGACGCCGTGATCGACGTCAGCGGCCTGTCGATCAAGGAGATCAAGGGCCGCGTGAAGGAGGTGGGCAAGGCCCTCGGGATGCCACCGGTCTGCCAGCGCATCTTCGAGATGTCGGGCACGAAACCGGGCCAGGAGACGGCCTTCGCCCTGATGGGACAGGGCGCGCACCTGTCCATCGTGGGCTTCACGATGGCAAAGCTCGAGGTGCGTCTGAGCAACCTGATGGCCTTCGACGCCACCATGCGGGGGAACTGGGGGTGCGATCCGGAGCTGTACCCGGAGGTGCTGGAGTGGATCGGGGCAGGGCGGTTGAAGGTTTCGCCGTTTGTGGAGAGGCATGGGTTGTCGGAGATCAACGAGGTGCTGGATGCTGCTCATGCGGGGACGCTGAAGAAACGGGCGGTGCTGGTGCCGTAAGGAGGATGGGGATCTGGGTGGCGTGGTGTGACGTGTGGGGTGGGTTTGGGCTGCCGTGAATCGATCTGCGTTCCTTGTTCGGCCTAAGGAGCCATATATCCTCCGGGCTGCGAGCATTGACGACGACCCAGTTGACGCGGCAGAAGCGCTTCGCGACCATTGTTCCGTATATCTAGCTCCAGAGGATCCGCGGGGAGAATCGGAAACAGTCCCGCTGGCGAACTTTTTCAAAGAGATCTTCGAAATGGAACTCGAAGCTTGGAATCTGGACGAAAGCCAGTGGCCCAAGACAAGAGATCTGGAGACGTTCGAGCGATGGTTCGACGTGACGGGTCAGTCTATCATTGTAGATCTTGGAACAAGCAGGCTTCAAGTTGAGGAGCTTTGAGTTGTATTGACCGCGACTTGATCTGACAACTACCCCTCTGAGTTCTAACACGAGCTTCCAGCTGCCGAAGCCACTTGTCGCGCCCCTGGCAGGGCCGGGGCTGCACCCAACGTCTTTGCAGCTGAAGCCAACGCGATCTTGATCGTGGCATATCGTCGAACTGCATATGCCCGTGGCCGATATCCCCACGGGAAGGCTTCAGATGATGGATCCTGTCAACGTCAAGAACAAGAACCTCCTGGGCAGGCTTGGTACAGTTTGTCTTTTCCTTATTCTCCCGATCAAGCTGCTCAGATTCGTTACCGCAGTAAACATGCCGCTGATCATTGGAGTAGCTCCCAGTATCCTCGGCTCTTCCGGATTGTTATTCCTGCTCCTCTCAAGTACTGGACGACTCTCACGCCTGACGCCCCTTCGGGCGGCATTCATAGCCGGCGCCGTCGCGGTCGGGTTGGAGTTCCTCCAACTTGTACCTCGGCCCGGCATTCTGGCTCGAGTGCGATACACCTTCGACTACCTTGACTTGGCTGCGAGTCTGTCGAGTATCGTTGTAACCTATTTCGTGATCTGGGGGATCACCCAAAGAGCCTAACCAGCAGAGCCATCATGACATTCCAGTCCTGATTTCAAACTTGGCATCATTGATGACCACCACCAGGCCGATACTCAACTTCACGGCACCGATATCCGGCGTCGATCAACAACCATCACAACAACAAACGTCACCAAACTCACCACCCACAGGAAATACACCGGATGCGACACAACCCGCCACGACTCCGGCACAACCAACCACACGACCAGCGCCAACTTCGTCATCCCCAACGTCCAAACCGCCGACCCCCGCCGACACGCCCCCGGCCACAGCATCGTCATCAACACCACCAGCGTGTACGAAGTCGTCAGCGTCAAAGCCACCAGCAGCATCTTCAAGATCCCGGTCACCGTCAGCGCCAACAAGAACGTAAACCCACTGAGCACGAGCACCGTGATCCGACAAACCAGCTGATCCCGTGCCGCACTCAGATCCGGTGCCCAGAACCGCTTCACCAGATCGTTGGACACCAGCGTCGCGCTCCCGAGCAGCAGCGCCGAGGCTGTGCTCACGTCAGCAGCCCACAACCCAGCCAGGATGATCCCAGCGGCCAGCGGAGGCAGCCCCAGCACGACTCTTGGCAGCGCCTCAGCCGGTACGATCCCCGGGTACAGCACGACGGCGGCCATGCCCAGCAGTGCGCTGA includes:
- the had gene encoding 6-hydroxycyclohex-1-ene-1-carbonyl-CoA dehydrogenase encodes the protein MSERTVDRWMMTSQGEPCELRTEPLAPPPPGEAVIEVAGCGVCHTDISFLHLGVPTRAPAPLTLGHEISGTVLEAGDGVDKALVGRTVLVPAVMPCGECALCKAGERRICRGQVMPGNDRHGGFASHVTVPARYLCPVPDTVLANHELWELSVVADAVTTPFQAVRSSGLTEGGLAICIGAGGIGIHGVQIAAATGAKVIALDVDADKLALAAEHGADAVIDVSGLSIKEIKGRVKEVGKALGMPPVCQRIFEMSGTKPGQETAFALMGQGAHLSIVGFTMAKLEVRLSNLMAFDATMRGNWGCDPELYPEVLEWIGAGRLKVSPFVERHGLSEINEVLDAAHAGTLKKRAVLVP
- a CDS encoding 2-hydroxyacyl-CoA dehydratase family protein, translating into PQTAGGRPAVRPMRPAPGGGMPASRAPLATAPKLKELMTRYYRDLQEAGTDPDRRIAWCSGTGPVEVLRALDLSVYFPENHAALIGASRQAGKYIPRAMQEGFSQFASSSMASDVGAMLAGDSPLVSVYGVAGPPAPDVLAYSTNYGYDLIRWFEYYGRHFGVPVIGLHPPAALDEIGPIEVDSASRQIFHLIEKLEHATGRRLDIDRLSEVVKLTNTCTRLWREILDMCRAMPAPLTFFDMLIHIAPSIVMRGTPEAVEYYTLLKAEIEERIASKVAAVPGERFRFFWEGPPIWPALRQLADMFLNQRTAVVASTYCDIAALDRIDPKNPIESMARVYTGIFHNRSDGFKEDYLVRRFRDFGIDGVVYHEGRTAPYQSNVRYGLEVRLRRRTGLHALVLESDTHDLRLYSTNQIMQKLRDFIEMQELASSDVG